In Alphaproteobacteria bacterium, the following proteins share a genomic window:
- a CDS encoding elongation factor Tu, translating into NVSISVALIAPIAMDEGLRFAIREGGRTVGAGVVSSIVE; encoded by the coding sequence CAATGTGTCGATCAGCGTTGCGCTGATTGCGCCGATTGCCATGGACGAGGGTCTGCGCTTTGCCATCCGCGAGGGCGGCCGCACGGTTGGCGCCGGCGTCGTCTCCTCCATCGTCGAGTAA